In the genome of Deinococcus deserti VCD115, one region contains:
- a CDS encoding proline dehydrogenase family protein encodes MIDQLYRKAVLTVAERKSVENLIRARGWGLAQRFVAGENIPSALKAVKELQAEGILSNLDLLGEFIESPEQCNQFAQNVLDLLDAANAEGIVPYVSIKLSSVGQGKTVGGEDLGLTNARRIVGKARQYGGFVCLDMEDHPRVDQTLAQFRQLVGEFGGEHVGTVLQSYLFRTEADRDSLDDLRPNLRIVKGAYLEPETVAFKDKADVDAAYRRLVYAHLKAGNYTNVATHDESIINDVKHFVLAHGISRDAFEFQMLYGIRRDLQKSLAQEGYRVRAYIPYGRDWYAYFSRRIAETPRNAMFVVRGMLKG; translated from the coding sequence TCTTATCCGTGCCCGTGGCTGGGGTCTGGCACAGCGCTTCGTGGCTGGAGAGAATATTCCCAGTGCCCTGAAGGCAGTCAAGGAACTTCAGGCCGAAGGTATCCTGAGTAACCTCGACCTGTTGGGTGAGTTCATCGAGTCACCAGAGCAGTGCAACCAGTTTGCACAGAATGTTCTGGATCTGCTTGATGCCGCCAATGCTGAAGGCATCGTCCCGTACGTGAGCATCAAACTTTCCAGCGTGGGCCAGGGCAAGACGGTCGGCGGCGAGGATCTGGGCCTGACCAATGCACGGCGTATCGTCGGCAAGGCCAGACAGTACGGCGGTTTCGTCTGCCTGGATATGGAAGACCACCCCCGGGTCGACCAGACGCTGGCCCAGTTTCGTCAGCTGGTGGGCGAGTTCGGCGGCGAGCATGTCGGCACGGTTCTGCAGAGCTACCTGTTCCGCACCGAGGCAGACCGTGACAGCCTCGACGACCTGCGCCCCAACCTGCGCATCGTCAAGGGAGCCTACCTGGAGCCCGAGACAGTCGCCTTCAAGGACAAGGCCGACGTGGACGCTGCGTACCGCCGCCTCGTCTACGCTCATCTCAAGGCCGGCAATTACACCAACGTGGCCACGCACGACGAGAGCATCATCAATGACGTCAAGCATTTCGTGCTTGCCCACGGCATTTCCAGAGACGCCTTTGAATTCCAGATGCTATACGGCATTCGCCGGGACCTTCAGAAGTCCCTGGCGCAGGAAGGCTACCGCGTGCGCGCCTACATTCCCTACGGCCGCGACTGGTACGCGTACTTCAGCCGCCGCATCGCCGAAACGCCGCGCAACGCCATGTTCGTTGTCCGGGGCATGCTCAAAGGCTGA